A single region of the Triticum dicoccoides isolate Atlit2015 ecotype Zavitan chromosome 2B, WEW_v2.0, whole genome shotgun sequence genome encodes:
- the LOC119368102 gene encoding protein SPIRAL1-like 4 codes for MSRAGSSGGGRSSLGYLFEPDEIFPIHKFKSNQETEKLSEDSIVMQPQDDKVMTGDEADHQEPPYKAPPKREDSNPIVSHRPASIIYHTNQSGNNTGLLITNRPSTRVRCAPGGASSLGFLFSSETNVTDDK; via the exons ATGAGTAGAGCAGGGAGCagcgggggtggccggagctctCTAGGCTACCTCTTTGAGCCGGATGAGATCTTCCCGATCCACAAGTTCAAATCCAACCAAGAGACCGAGAAGCTCTCGGAAGACAGCATCGTCATGCAGCCGCAGGACGACAAGGTCATGACCGGTGATGAAGCAGACCACCAAGAACCGCCGTATAAGGCTCCTCCGAAGAGAGAGGACTCGAACCCGATTGTGTCTCACAGACCTGCTTCCATCATCTACCACACTAACCAATCGGGCAACAACACCGGGCTTCTAATCACT AACCGACCGTCGACGAGGGTCCGGTGTGCACCGGGAGGGGCGTCGTCGCTTGGATTTCTCTTCTCTTCGGAGACGAACGTAACTGACGACAAATGA